The DNA region TCGGCCGCAGCGGCTCGGGCAAAAGCACGCTATTGCGCTGCATCAACGGGCTTGAAGGCGTCAACGAGGGCACGATCCGCGTCGCTGGCGCACATGTGGCGCAAGACGATCTGCGTCTGAAGGCATTGCGACAAAAGGTCGGTATGATTTTCCGGCAGTTCAACCTGTTCCCGCATCTGACCGCGCGGGAAAACGTCGTTATCGCGCAACGCGTGGTCAAGAAAACGCCCCGTAGCGGGCAGCCGTCTCATTCTCGTTGGCCTTGAACACCGCCGTCATCCGGCCGAGGGCGTAGCGCCGTCCCTCGCCCGGCGGCAGATGCAGGACACCCTTGCCGGTGTGATCGTCGCTCATCGCTGCCTCCCAGGGTCGATGGAAAGATCTAAACAGCATAGCCTGCCGAGGCCCCGCTGTCAGGATTCTCGCTTTAGGAGCGTCCTGTTTCCACCCCCCAGCAGGATGAAGATCAGATTGAAGGCATTCAGCCCCGAGATCGCGACCAGCAACGGCTTGGTGGTGAATTCGTGCCAGCCCCAGCGCGACCAGGGCCAGCGTCAGGAGCGGGCTGAATTCCAACCATTCGCCGGGCCTTTCGCGGCGCGGCGCGGCAATGTGCGCATCGTCCAGG from Paracoccus aminovorans includes:
- a CDS encoding ATP-binding cassette domain-containing protein, producing the protein MGRSGSGKSTLLRCINGLEGVNEGTIRVAGAHVAQDDLRLKALRQKVGMIFRQFNLFPHLTARENVVIAQRVVKKTPRSGQPSHSRWP
- a CDS encoding TIGR00366 family protein; the encoded protein is MTQWCEKWYPDAYVFVALTLVVVALGAMAIGASPHQVSVAFGEGFWSLIPFTMQMAMVAITGYVAASSPPMTRLVIPFSQTIFLWQSLLITLVLVVRSTVVAYWTAPAPGRARTARDLGIALDDAHIAAPRRERPGEWLEFSPLLTLALVALGLARIHHQAVAGRDLGAECLQSDLHPAGGWKQDAPKARILTAGPRQAMLFRSFHRPWEAAMSDDHTGKGVLHLPPGEGRRYALGRMTAVFKANENETAARYGAFS